A genomic window from Chanos chanos chromosome 14, fChaCha1.1, whole genome shotgun sequence includes:
- the sdf2l1 gene encoding stromal cell-derived factor 2-like protein 1, translating to MEPLRFIRVFIDLFLFFVILSNCEAHDSDSSYVTCGSLVKLLNTRHNVRLHSHDVKYGSGSGQQSVTGVESADDANSYWRIRGKPNSPCQRGALIKCGQSIRITHMKTGRNLHTHHFSSPLSNNQEVSAFGENGEGDDLDIWSVQCPGTHWERDDAVRFKHVGTDVFLSVTGEQYGHPIRGQREVHGMPSPSPHNYWKVMEGVFIQPSSEPTRHDEL from the exons ATGGAACCACTAAGATTCATCCGAGTcttcattgatttatttttattttttgttattttgtcgaATTGCGAGGCACACGATTCAGACTCCAGTTACGTTACATGTGGATCTCTGGTTAAACTGCTCAACACGCGACACAACGTCAGGTTACACTCGCATGATGTTAAATACGGTTCAG GTAGCGGGCAGCAATCTGTGACGGGTGTCGAGAGTGCGGACGATGCTAACAGCTACTGGCGTATCCGCGGTAAACCGAATAGCCCTTGCCAACGAGGGGCGCTAATCAAATGTGGCCAGTCTATCAGGATTACACACATGAAGACTGGCCGCAACCttcacacacaccatttcagCTCGCCTTTGTCTAACAACCAG gAAGTAAGTGCGTTCGGAGAGAACGGAGAAGGTGATGACTTGGACATTTGGTCGGTCCAGTGTCCCGGGACACACTGGGAACGGGATGATGCCGTCCGCTTTAAACATGTGGGCACGGATGTTTTCCTGAGCGTTACCGGAGAGCAGTATGGCCATCCCATCAGAGGCCAGCGTGAGGTGCATGGCATGCCCTCGCCCAGTCCACATAACTACTGGAAGGTCATGGAGGGTGTGTTCATCCAGCCCAGCAGCGAGCCCACACGCCATGACGAGCTCTAA
- the ydjc gene encoding carbohydrate deacetylase: protein MPQPKVKLVVTGDDFGYCDRRNRGIVDCFLSGGISNVSLLVNATSAEDAAELAKRHHIPIGLHANLSEGLPVSPDLEGSSLLNKDGVFHGKMGFRKVLQSGKLNMSEVETELRAQVKRFRDLTGHLPAHMDGHQHVHVLPEVREVFAQVLSDFGIMFTRVPVEPGLHSCTSLPSHLLDFYTQVEQDALQSVEVFRRHGIRWPDVYLGLSTMGQNMSVPNLKRALAYTLVSRTSLKSNGFTTPPHIVRNNDISTSDSDQPITAELMVHPGYPSHPQQGGCGQGPDDFSQSLDRQHELETLTNPSLLVFYQQQNIHLCAFKDL, encoded by the exons ATGCCTCAACCCAAAGTCAAGTTGGTGGTCACAGGGGACGATTTTGGGTACTGTGACAGAAGAAACCGTGGAATAGTTGATTGTTTCCTTTCTGGAGGAATTTCTAATGTGTCACTACTGGTTAACGCCACCTCGGCTGAAGATGCGGCTGAGCTGGCTAAAAG ACATCACATCCCAATTGGACTCCATGCTAATCTGTCAGAGGGTTTGCCTGTGTCTCCGGATTTGGAGGGCTCCTCTCTCCTGAACAAGGATGGGGTTTTCCATGGGAAGATGGGATTTCGGAAAGTTTTACAGAGTGGCAAGCTAAACATGTCTGAG GTGGAGACGGAACTCCGTGCACAGGTGAAGCGCTTTCGCGATCTCACGGGTCACCTTCCAGCCCACATGGACGGCCATCAACACGTCCATGTGCTTCCAG AGGTGAGGGAGGTGTTTGCCCAGGTCCTCTCGGATTTCGGGATCATGTTTACACGTGTTCCTGTGGAACCTGGCCTCCACTCCTGCACCTCTTTACCGTCGCACCTCCTCGACTTCTACACACAGGTGGAGCAAGACGCCCTCCAGTCTGTCGAGGTCTTCCGTCGCCATGGCATCAG ATGGCCAGACGTATACCTCGGTCTGAGCACCATGGGACAGAACATGTCCGTTCCGAACCTCAAACGGGCTTTGGCCTACACGCTGGTCAGTAGGACTTCACTCAAGTCTAACGGATTCACCACACCCCCTCACATTGTGCGCAACAATGATATCAGTACCTCTGACTCtgaccagccaatcacagctgaGCTGATGGTGCACCCTGGATATCCGAGCCATCCACAACAAGGAGGGTGTGGCCAGGGGCCCGATGACTTCTCTCAGTCCTTGGATCGACAACATGAGCTGGAGACCCTGACCAATCCGTCTCTGCTTGTTTTCTACCAACAGCAGAACATTCACCTCTGTGCCTTCAAAGATCTTTAA